A stretch of Gorilla gorilla gorilla isolate KB3781 chromosome 9, NHGRI_mGorGor1-v2.1_pri, whole genome shotgun sequence DNA encodes these proteins:
- the ROBO4 gene encoding roundabout homolog 4 isoform X2 — translation MGSGGESLLGGRGSLPLLLLLIMGGMAQDSPPQILVHPQDQLFQGPGPARMSCRASGQPPPTIRWLLNGQPLSMVPPDPHHLLPDGTLLLLQPPARGHAHDGQALSTDLGVYTCEASNRLGTAVSRGARLSVAVLLEDFQIQPRDMVAVVGEQFTLECGPPWGHPEPTVSWWKDGKPLALQPGRHTVSGGSLLMARAEKSDAGTYMCVATNSAGHRESRAARVSIQEPQDYTEPVELLAVRIQLENVTLLNPDPAKGPKPRPVVWLSWKVSGPAAPAQSYTALFRTQTAPGGQGAPWAEELLAGWQSAELGGLHWGQDYEFKVRPSSGRARGPDSNVLLLRLPEKVPSAPPQEVTLKPGNGSVFVSWVPPPAENHNGIIRGYQVWSLGNTSLPPANWTVVGEQTQLEIATHMPGSYCVQVAAVTGAGAGEPSSPVCLLLGEGSAHRPTLPFSLHPAFLSLLPPHTSSSSPLPARPSMPRLPLPLSSASHTEQAMERATQEPSEHGPWTLEQLRATLKRPEVIATCGVALWLLLLGTAVCIHRRRRAGVHLGPGLYRYTSEDAILKHRMDHSDSQWLADTWRSTSGSRDLSSSSSLSSRLGADARDPLDCRCSLLSWDSRSPGVPLLPDTSTFYGSLIAELPSSTPARPSPQVPAVRRLPPQLAQLSSPCSSSDSLCSRRGLSSPRLSLAPAEAWKAKKKQELQHANSSPLLRGSHPLELRACELGNRGSKNLSQSPGAVPQALVAWRALGPKLLSSSNELVTHHLPPAPVFPHETPPTQSQQTQPPVARQAPSSILLPAAPIPILSPCSPPSPQASSLSGPSPASSRLSSSSLSSLGEDQDSVLTPEEVALCLELSEGEETPRNSVSPMPRAPSPPTTYGYISVPTASEFTDMGRTGGGVGPEGGVLLCPPRPCLTPTPSEGSLANGWGSASEDNAASARASLVSSSDGSFLADAHFARALAVAVDSFGFGLEPREADCVFIDASSPPSPRDEIFLTPNLSLPLWEWRPDWLEDMEVSHTQRLGRGMPPWPPDSRISSQRSQLHCRMPKAGASPVDYS, via the exons ATGGGCTCTGGAGGAGAGAGCCTCCTGGGGGGCAGGGGTTCCCTGCCTCTGCTGCTCCTGCTCATCATGG GAGGCATGGCTCAGGACTCCCCGCCCCAGATCCTAGTCCACCCCCAGGACCAGCTGTTCCAGGGCCCCGGCCCTGCCAGGATGAGCTGCCGAGCCTCAGGCCAGCCACCTCCCACCATCCGCTGGTTGCTGAATGGGCAGCCCCTGAGCATGGTGCCCCCAGACCCACACCACCTCCTGCCTGATGGGACCCTTCTGCTGCTACAGCCCCCTGCCCGGGGACATGCCCACGATGGCCAGGCCCTGTCCACAGACCTGGGTGTCTACACATGTGAGGCCAGCAACCGGCTTGGCACGGCAGTCAGCAGAGGCGCTCGGCTGTCTGTGGCTG TCCTCCTGGAGGATTTCCAGATCCAGCCTCGGGACATGGTGGCTGTGGTGGGTGAGCAGTTTACTCTGGAATGTGGGCCGCCCTGGGGCCACCCAGAGCCCACAGTCTCATGGTGGAAAGATGGGAAACCCCTGGCCCTCCAGCCCGGAAGGCACACA GTGTCCGGGGGGTCCCTGCTGATGGCAAGAGCAGAGAAGAGTGATGCAGGGACCTACATGTGTGTGGCCACCAACAGCGCAGGACACAGGGAGAGCCGCGCAGCCCGGGTTTCCATCCAGG AGCCCCAGGACTACACGGAGCCTGTGGAGCTTCTGGCTGTGCGAATTCAGCTGGAAAATGTGACACTGCTGAACCCGGATCCTGCAAAGGGCCCCAAGCCTAGACCGGTGGTGTGGCTCAGCTGGAAG GTCAGTGGCCCTGCTGCACCTGCCCAATCTTACACGGCCTTGTTCAGGACCCAGACTGCCCCGGGAGGCCAGGGAGCTCCGTGGGCAGAGGAGCTGCTGGCCGGCTGGCAGAGCGCAGAGCTTGGAGGCCTCCACTGGGGCCAAGACTACGAGTTCAAAGTGAGACCATCCTCTGGCCGGGCTCGAGGCCCTGACAGCAACGTGCTGCTCCTGAGGCTGCCGGAAAAAG TGCCCAGTGCCCCACCCCAGGAGGTGACCCTAAAACCTGGCAATGGCAGTGTCTTTGTGAGCTGGGTCCCACCACCTGCTGAAAACCACAATGGCATCATCCGTGGCTACCAG GtctggagcctgggcaacacgtcACTGCCACCAGCCAACTGGACTGTAGTTGGTGAGCAGACCCAGCTGGAAATCGCCACCCATATGCCAGGCTCCTACTGCGTGCAAGTGGCTGCAGTCACTGGTGCTGGAGCTGGGGAGCCCAGTAGCCCTGTCTGCCTCCTTTTAGGTGAGGGCAGTGCCCACAGACCCACCCTACCCTTCAGCCTGCATCCCGccttcctctccctgctcccgCCTCACACTTCCAGCTCTTCCCCCTTGCCTGCCAGGCCCTCAATGCCTCGACTCCCTCTCCCCCTGAGCTCTGCATCCCATACAGAGCAGGCCATGGAGCGAGCCACCCAAGAGCCCAGTGAgcatggtccctggaccctggaGCAGCTGAGGGCTACCTTGAAGCGGCCTGAGGTCATTGCCACCTGCGGTGTTGCACTCTGGCTGCTGCTTCTGGGCACCGCCGTGTGTATCCACCGCCGGCGCCGAGCTGGGGTGCACCTGGGCCCAG GTCTGTACAGATATACCAGTGAGGATGCCATCCTAAAACACAG GATGGATCACAGTGACTCCCAGTGGTTGGCAGACACTTGGCGTTCCACCTCTGGCTCTCGGGAcctgagcagcagcagcagcctcagCAGTCGGCTGGGGGCGGATGCCCGGGACCCACTAGACTGTCGTTGCTCCT TGCTCTCCTGGGACTCCCGAAGCCCCGGCGTGCCCCTGCTTCCAGACACCAGCACTTTTTATGGCTCCCTCATCGCTGAGCTGCCATCCAGTACCCCAGCCAGGCCAAGTCCCCAGGTCCCAGCTGTCAGGCGCCTCCCACCCCAGCTGGCCCAGCTCTCCAGCCCCTGTTCCAGCTCAGACAGCCTCTGCAGCCGCAGGGGACTCTCTTCTCCCCGCTTGTCTCTGGCCCCTGCAGAGGCTTGGAAGGCCAAAAAGAAGCAGG AGCTGCAGCATGCCAACAGTTCCCCACTGCTCCGGGGCAGCCACCCCTTGGAGCTCCGGGCCTGTGAGTTGGGAAATAGAGGTTCCAAGAACCTTTCCCAAAGCCCAG GAGCTGTGCCCCAAGCTCTGGTTGCCTGGCGGGCCCTGGGACCGAAACTCCTCAGCTCCTCAAATGAGCTGGTTACTCATCATCTCCCTCCAGCACCCGTCTTTCCTCATGAAACTCCCCCGACTCAGAGTCAACAGACCCA GCCTCCGGTGGCACGACAGGCTCCCTCCTCCATCCTGCTGCCAGCAGCCCCCATCCCCATCCTTAGCCCCTGCAGTCCTCCTAGCCCCCAGGCCTCTTCCCTCTCTGGCCCCAGCCCAGCTTCCAGTCGCCTGTCCAGCTCCTCACTGTCATCCCTGGGGGAGGATCAAGACAGTGTGCTGACCCCTGAGGAGGTAGCCCTGTGCTTGGAACTCAGTGAGGGTGAGGAGACTCCCAG GAACAGCGTCTCTCCCATGCCAAGGGCTCCTTCACCCCCCACCACCTATGGGTACATCAGCGTCCCAACAGCCTCAGAGTTCACGGACATGGGCAGGACTGGAGGAGGGGTGGGGCCCGAGGGGGGAGTCTTGctgtgcccacctcggccctgcctcacccccacccccagcgaGGGCTCCTTAGCCAATGGTTGGGGCTCAGCCTCTGAGGACAATGCCGCCAGCGCCAGAGCCAGCCTTGTCAGCTCCTCCGATGGCTCCTTCCTCGCTGATGCTCACTTTGCCCGGGCCCTGGCAGTGGCTGTGGATAGCTTTGGTTTCGGTCTAGAGCCCAGGGAGGCAGACTGCGTCTTCATAG ATGCCTCATCACCTCCCTCCCCACGGGATGAGATCTTCCTGACCCCCAACCTCTCCCTGCCCCTGTGGGAGTGGAGGCCAGACTGGTTGGAAGACATGGAGGTCAGCCACACCCAGCGGCTGGGAAGGGGGATGCCTCCCTGGCCCCCTGACTCTCGGATCTCTTCCCAGAGAAGTCAGCTCCACTGTCGTATGCCCAAGGCTGGTG